The Pelodiscus sinensis isolate JC-2024 chromosome 5, ASM4963464v1, whole genome shotgun sequence genome includes a region encoding these proteins:
- the TMEM156 gene encoding transmembrane protein 156 isoform X2, with the protein MSMYSLRSLKWIVGRKDLANTVIISCMDACSLSNVTFPLCAYNISSKCLQQRSQKQNVFWKIFVNYSDFQNTPSISQVSGRGLQQCILNSACESKEDMNVVHQGPRSEAPNTRGSLERKAKNFISFHKYFNFTVGYMNDESEEYNIYYILEVHIRNSTTSRGNITEENVNHSCITAMMEDQNSCINISLQLQTYVENPMGMPKIIWLVLIAFVFVLTITVVTYKVFQENKKQKGRKYRATAASILQQNDCKHPTESTATKSIQHLSETKQRKPAPIIQTEILPAIPEHEHSQQV; encoded by the exons ATGTCCATGTACTCATTACGTTCACTTAAGTGGATAGTAGGAAGGAAAGATCTAG cAAACACTGTAATTATATCATGCATGGATGCTTGTTCATTAAGTAATGTCACCTTTCCACTCTGTGCTTataacatttcttccaaatgCCTGCAACAAAGAAGTCAAAAACAGaatgttttttggaagatctttgtAAATTACTCTGATTTTCAAAATACTCCAAGTATTTCTCAAGTTTCTGGGCGTGGACTGCAACAATGTATTTTAAACTCAGCCTGTGAATCCAAGGAAGATATGAATGTTGTTCATCAAGGACCAAGATCAGAAG ctCCAAACACGAGAGGATCATTAGAAAGGAAAGCAAAAAATTTTATTTCTTTCCATAAATATTTCAATTTCACTGTGGGTTATATGAATGACGAAAGTGAGGAATATAACATTTACTATATACTGGAAGTCCACATTAGAAATTCTACAACCAGCAGAGGAAACATTACGGAAGAAAACGTAAATCACTCATGCATAACAGCAATGATGGAAGACCAAAACAGCTGTATAAATATTTCACTGCAACTTCAGACATATGTGGAAA ATCCTATGGGTATGCCAAAAATCATTTGGCTTGTTCTGATTGCATTTGTTTTTGTGCTTACGATCACTGTTGTTACCTACAAAGTATTccaagaaaataaaaaacaaaagg GTAGGAAATATAGAGCAACAGCAGCTTCCATTCTCCAACAAAACGACTGCAAACACCCAACAGAATCCACAGCTACTAAAAGTATTCAGCACCTTTCAG AAACCAAACAGCGAAAACCTGCACCTATCATACAAACAGAGATATTACCCGCAATTCCTGAACATGAGCATTCTCAGCAAGTGTAA
- the TMEM156 gene encoding transmembrane protein 156 isoform X1 translates to MCLTMRKADLLKLLTAIIIMFIISLPEFFKTHEANTVIISCMDACSLSNVTFPLCAYNISSKCLQQRSQKQNVFWKIFVNYSDFQNTPSISQVSGRGLQQCILNSACESKEDMNVVHQGPRSEAPNTRGSLERKAKNFISFHKYFNFTVGYMNDESEEYNIYYILEVHIRNSTTSRGNITEENVNHSCITAMMEDQNSCINISLQLQTYVENPMGMPKIIWLVLIAFVFVLTITVVTYKVFQENKKQKGRKYRATAASILQQNDCKHPTESTATKSIQHLSETKQRKPAPIIQTEILPAIPEHEHSQQV, encoded by the exons ATGTGCTTGACTATGAGAAAAGCAGATCTCCTGAAATTATTAACAGCAATAATTATCATGTTCATTATAAGTTTGCCTGAATTTTTCAAAACCCATGAAG cAAACACTGTAATTATATCATGCATGGATGCTTGTTCATTAAGTAATGTCACCTTTCCACTCTGTGCTTataacatttcttccaaatgCCTGCAACAAAGAAGTCAAAAACAGaatgttttttggaagatctttgtAAATTACTCTGATTTTCAAAATACTCCAAGTATTTCTCAAGTTTCTGGGCGTGGACTGCAACAATGTATTTTAAACTCAGCCTGTGAATCCAAGGAAGATATGAATGTTGTTCATCAAGGACCAAGATCAGAAG ctCCAAACACGAGAGGATCATTAGAAAGGAAAGCAAAAAATTTTATTTCTTTCCATAAATATTTCAATTTCACTGTGGGTTATATGAATGACGAAAGTGAGGAATATAACATTTACTATATACTGGAAGTCCACATTAGAAATTCTACAACCAGCAGAGGAAACATTACGGAAGAAAACGTAAATCACTCATGCATAACAGCAATGATGGAAGACCAAAACAGCTGTATAAATATTTCACTGCAACTTCAGACATATGTGGAAA ATCCTATGGGTATGCCAAAAATCATTTGGCTTGTTCTGATTGCATTTGTTTTTGTGCTTACGATCACTGTTGTTACCTACAAAGTATTccaagaaaataaaaaacaaaagg GTAGGAAATATAGAGCAACAGCAGCTTCCATTCTCCAACAAAACGACTGCAAACACCCAACAGAATCCACAGCTACTAAAAGTATTCAGCACCTTTCAG AAACCAAACAGCGAAAACCTGCACCTATCATACAAACAGAGATATTACCCGCAATTCCTGAACATGAGCATTCTCAGCAAGTGTAA
- the TMEM156 gene encoding transmembrane protein 156 isoform X3: MDACSLSNVTFPLCAYNISSKCLQQRSQKQNVFWKIFVNYSDFQNTPSISQVSGRGLQQCILNSACESKEDMNVVHQGPRSEAPNTRGSLERKAKNFISFHKYFNFTVGYMNDESEEYNIYYILEVHIRNSTTSRGNITEENVNHSCITAMMEDQNSCINISLQLQTYVENPMGMPKIIWLVLIAFVFVLTITVVTYKVFQENKKQKGRKYRATAASILQQNDCKHPTESTATKSIQHLSETKQRKPAPIIQTEILPAIPEHEHSQQV; the protein is encoded by the exons ATGGATGCTTGTTCATTAAGTAATGTCACCTTTCCACTCTGTGCTTataacatttcttccaaatgCCTGCAACAAAGAAGTCAAAAACAGaatgttttttggaagatctttgtAAATTACTCTGATTTTCAAAATACTCCAAGTATTTCTCAAGTTTCTGGGCGTGGACTGCAACAATGTATTTTAAACTCAGCCTGTGAATCCAAGGAAGATATGAATGTTGTTCATCAAGGACCAAGATCAGAAG ctCCAAACACGAGAGGATCATTAGAAAGGAAAGCAAAAAATTTTATTTCTTTCCATAAATATTTCAATTTCACTGTGGGTTATATGAATGACGAAAGTGAGGAATATAACATTTACTATATACTGGAAGTCCACATTAGAAATTCTACAACCAGCAGAGGAAACATTACGGAAGAAAACGTAAATCACTCATGCATAACAGCAATGATGGAAGACCAAAACAGCTGTATAAATATTTCACTGCAACTTCAGACATATGTGGAAA ATCCTATGGGTATGCCAAAAATCATTTGGCTTGTTCTGATTGCATTTGTTTTTGTGCTTACGATCACTGTTGTTACCTACAAAGTATTccaagaaaataaaaaacaaaagg GTAGGAAATATAGAGCAACAGCAGCTTCCATTCTCCAACAAAACGACTGCAAACACCCAACAGAATCCACAGCTACTAAAAGTATTCAGCACCTTTCAG AAACCAAACAGCGAAAACCTGCACCTATCATACAAACAGAGATATTACCCGCAATTCCTGAACATGAGCATTCTCAGCAAGTGTAA